In the Orcinus orca chromosome 19, mOrcOrc1.1, whole genome shotgun sequence genome, CCCCTGAGAGCCAAGTTCATGGAGGTGGGATCCCTGAACACAGGCAGTGCCACCTTAAGTAGAGACAGGTCTCCCACTCCTGCCCATTATTCTAGACACCAGCCTGATAAGGTAGAactcataataataaaataatgacagCAGCCAACATTCACTGGGTCTTACTCTGGGCACACTGTGCCTTATTTATTATCTCCTAATCCTCCCATCAACTTTATGAAGGGAAGACCATtactgcccccattttacagaaatagaggctcagagaagttcagcAACCTGTTGAAGGTCACACGTttggccaggacttgaacctgggtGGTCTGACCTTCAAGTCCTCACTCCTAAGCCCCCTACAAGGAGCACTGCCTGGAAACGGAACCAGAATCCAGGTCTCCATCACGACTCCCTTGCCGTGTGGCCGCAGGCCAGACCCTGCTCCTCTGGGACTCGGTTTCCCCCTCTAACAGGGGTCTGACAAGGGTCTGACAGGTCCCTTTCTGATCTGATGATCCCTGAGCTTCTCCCCAGGAGAGGCTCTGGGGGTCACACCACCACCCTGGGCCTGGCCCCCAGACCCAGGCgccctgcccacctccacagATGAGGCAGATGGCACTGAGCAGGCCGGTCTCAGCATCATCCATCTCCAGGGGCAGCAGCTGGTTGGCGAAGGCGAAGACCAGGTCCGTGAGAGGCCCGAAGCCGGCATTGTGCATCTGGGTCCGGTTCAGGGTCAGCCCATCCGAGAAGGTCATTGTGTCCTGCTCGGGCGTGTACCGCGTGCAGATCCGCAGGATCTGGGTGCAGAGGGTTCTCGGGTTCAGGAACTCACATCCCCCAGCGCTTCTAGCACCAGCAACCCCCGAGGACCACCTGGCAGGCAGCCAGACCAGTGCTGTCCCATAGAACCTGCTGCAATGCTGGACACGTTCTACGTCTGCACCGTGCAGTACAGTAGCCACCGGCCACGATATGGCTGctgggcacttgaaatgtggcaagTGCAACTGAAAAACTgaactgaatttaattttaattaatttaaatttaaatagccacacatGACCAGTGGCCTCTATATTAGACAGCTGATCTAGCTCATCCTGCCTCCACGCAGAGAATTAAGAGGGAAACTAGAATTTCCAAGAAGGCAAAGACCACAGTGGATTTATGCCTACAGTTCCCAGGACTGGGTACGCAACAAGAGCTCCGTAAATGTATACTGTCTTCAACTCTCTCAAACCCTGATCCTGCCTCTTGCATCCCACCTGCCACCCCACCCCTATCAGGAAGAGCAGCCTGGTCACGTCCCACCACAACATTCCACATCTCAACCACTTTAGAGGTGGTCCAGAAGGGACAGGTGGGCTGAGCCCATCAGGGAAGACAGGGAGGACagtcctccctccagccctggaTTTGACAATCCCATCCACCCCCATCCTGCCTCCAGTCCAGCCCACCCTCTGGCCCCAGCAGATGCCCTGCAGTCCCCTGAATCCAGCTGGTCCCACACCAGCAGCCGTGTCACATGCCCCTTCTACAAACTCCTAGATGCTACCTCCTCTGGGGCGTCCTCCCTAGGGTCCAGCAGTGTGGCTCTCTGTCCTTCAGGGAGGGGACagccctcccccatctccagccAGCGCTTATCACAGTTTTGCAAGCTCTGTTTACATATCTGTTGCCTCCACCAATAGAAGATTTTCGAGAGGGGACAGTGGTGTGTTCACCTCTGCTCCTGACACCCAGTTCAAGGCCTGGCCACACAGGGTCCCAGGAGAATCTTTATTAGACTGAACAGATGGGAAGACGGGTGGTTGGAAGGAAGGTCCGATGGAAAGATGGACTGAGGGTGGATGGATGCGTGTATAGCTATACGGGTGACCCAGTGCACATCCGGGGGCTGAGTGGCTAAGTGGACAAATGGACAcatgggggagaggaaggggggctATTTGGGTGGGTGGGTATTTGGACAGGTCGATTCCAGATGGACGTTTAGGGAGGTGGTTATTTGAGTGGCAGGACATCCTCCAAGGACACGGGGGGAGTGCCCAGGTGGGCAGGGTGCAGACCCTCACCAGGATGTCCAGGCAGGCAGCCTTGAGAAGGGTGATCTGGTCCGCAATGGTGAGGGTGGTGAAGCCGGGCAGCTGCTTGGCGAACTCCACAGTCTTAATGATGCACTTGGTGGAGAGTTCACTGAACTTGTCCCAGAGGTCAATGTCCAGAGAGACACGCTGTTCTGAGCTGTTGTTCTGGGAGGACGGGGGAGAGTGAGGGCCTTCCCCTCGTGGCACCCTTCTCAGCCTGGCTCCACCAGCCCCCGCAGACCTGCCCTCTACTGCCTTCACTTCCTGAGAGCTCCTTGATGGGAGGCggcggggaggaaggggaggtggggtgggggtggaggggacgcGGCGGTGGCCCAGGCAGGGGTGCGGAGGGGCAGGCCTGGCAGAAGAAGGGGTGCCCCCGGGGGGCCGTACCGTAGTGTATTTGCCCAGCTGGCAGAGGGCGGGGAAGGTCTCCTGATGCGCTTTGCGCACCTTCTCGATGAGCTCCCCCACCTCCGGCGTCAGCGTGTAGCTCTCAGAGCACTCGGGCTTGGGcgcctccttcttcttcttgtttCGGTCGTTCCTCACGGCTGTGGAGGGGCCAGGCCGCGCGGTTAGAGGGCAAGTGCGGCCGGCGGTTCGTCCCCAAGCCCGTCCATCCCCAGCCCGAGCTCCTCCCACCAGACCGAGAGCAGCCGGCTGCGAAGGAGGCCACCCGGCGGGGGCGCGCACATGAATGCGTACACACGCGAGCGCACAGGCAGGCGGGACGGCAACACACggtgccccccccccgccccccgccgtgCCCACCCGGGCCACACACCGAGGCCTGCCCCAGGGCCCCGTGACCACCGCACGCACGCCTGCTCTCCCACGCATCTACTCCAGCTCACACTCCGGGTGCGCACGCGCGGGGGTCCAGGGCTGAAGGCACGTGTGCCGAGTGTCCCACGTCTGGGctcggcctccctgcctcccgcTCCCCCTGCCTCCAGGAAGGACCGGCTCCTGCCTCCACCATCCCCCAGCCCTCCGGGCAGCCGTCTCCCTGGGGTCCCGGGGATGGGCGGCCAGGCGAAGAGTagggctccccagcctgagagTGGGGGGCCCGGGTGGGAGAATCTCTCGGCCCATTAGCCGGGGGAGCTGACAAATCACCGGGGGCGCTGAGCCGCACACACCACTCGGCTTTAAAGAAGCGATGGGGTCGTTACCAGCCGATTAGCCCAGACACACAATCACTCACAGGACCAGTGGCGGCGGCTGCTGACGCTGGAGGAagagagggtgggggtggggggcccagggaggggcagcggtgggggggggcaggcatAATTTGGAGATCACTCATGTCGATTCTGCAAATTCAATAAAGTgcaagggagagaagggagagggagagagagagtggggggaTAATTTGGGAAGAGAAAATTGCAGCTGTGACAAGACGTTTATCATTCGGAAGCTTTAATTCTATTGAAATGGCAGCTGCTCAGCTCCGGGGCACAGAGCAgccagagaggaggaggagggagggaaagggggagttGGTGGTGGAAGGGAGAGGGGGTCCCCACCCTGGCCCTTCTGTGATGAAAAGCTCTGGGAGCGCAAGGTGGCAGaagcagagggaggaggtggTTCCGGGCCCTGCAGGGAAGGGTCCCAGGCCTGTGGGTCCCAAGTTGTCACCCGCTCTGCAGCGCACAGCAGCCACTTCCTGGGCTCCGGACAACGCAGCCCCTTCCTCCTGAGGCAGGAGGTGGCCGGGTGCTGCAGGATCCCTCTGCTCCTGTCTGGGGCTGCTCGTGTCCCCCCCTCGTCCCCTCCCAGCTTCCTTCTTCCACTGCCCTGCCCACAAAGGGCTAGAGGGtcctgcagccccctcccccaccccatcccccatggCTCAGGCACCATGGCAACGGCCACGCAGACAAGGAGGCGTCTGTCAGCATCATTTATCTCTGACATCATCAATCACCGGTCACCACGGCAACACCCATGATTTCAACACAAGAGGGTCTCCCTGTccagccctccctctctccctccatcggGCCTCAGCTGAGCCCAAACTGGAAGCCCCCGTTCCTCTGGGATCGGGGAAGTCTCAATCCTCTCTTCCAACTCCCGGTCCCAGGTTCCACCAGACAAAGGCTCTAAGATCCCTATGCCTGCAGCACCTCCCcggcccccccccacacacacacaagaaatacCCAGCAGCACCCCTGTCCTGAGATGCACAATCCGGAGGGACTCGGGGAGGCCTCTGAGCCCCACCCCAAAGCCAAGCAGGGCCGGCAAGCAAGGCAGCGGGCGCAGACACACGCATGCACGTGAGCGAGCACACGCAGCCCGCCTCACGCGAACAGGAAGGGCTGTCCGCACAGGGACACACAACTCGTGAGACAGACAGGTCCCTGAAGCTACAGGTGAACCGTCTTCAACCACAAGCCTGCACACCACGTCACGAGCACGGCCGTTCACATCCACACACATCCCCAAGCCCCTGATCACCCAGCTTTAGGGGCCAGGCACTCGCGCCCTGCCCAACGCACGGCCCCGCCCTGCCCACGGCACTCACACTCCTTGGACATGCCCACTTCGAAGCACTTCTGCAGCCGGCAGTACTGGCAGCGGTTCCGGGTCACCTTGTTGATGATGCAGTTCTTGTCCCGATGACACGTGTACACCATGTTCTTCTGGATGCTGCGGCGGAAGAAGCCCTGGGTATGGAGGGCAGGGAGTCAGGTCAGCCACACCCACAGTAGGAAGAGCACTGGCCCGTGGCCGCAGCCGTGGGAGCAGAGGGCCAGGTGGCTGCTGCCCCCAAGGGCTTCGGACATCAACTACCTGAGTAGACCAGATAAGGCAGAGGGAAGGGTCCACCTACAAGGATACCCCGAGAAGAATCCCAGTACCTGCTGCCTCAGCACTGCAGGTGGGCAGAGGGCTTCCCCCAACCCACACGCATAGacccagcttcctctctcctgggGAAAAGGACCTCGGGCTGCTGGTGAGTCAAGTAAAGAGGCAGATGGGGCtagaggagaga is a window encoding:
- the RARA gene encoding retinoic acid receptor alpha isoform X8 — protein: MLAIETQSSSSEEIVPSPPSPPPLPRIYKPCFVCQDKSSGYHYGVSACEGCKGFFRRSIQKNMVYTCHRDKNCIINKVTRNRCQYCRLQKCFEVGMSKESVRNDRNKKKKEAPKPECSESYTLTPEVGELIEKVRKAHQETFPALCQLGKYTTNNSSEQRVSLDIDLWDKFSELSTKCIIKTVEFAKQLPGFTTLTIADQITLLKAACLDILILRICTRYTPEQDTMTFSDGLTLNRTQMHNAGFGPLTDLVFAFANQLLPLEMDDAETGLLSAICLICGDRQDLEQPDRVDMLQEPLLEALKVYVRKRRPSRPHMFPKMLMKITDLRSISAKGAERVITLKMEIPGSMPPLIQEMLENSEGLDTLSGQAGGGGRDGGGLAPPPGSCSPSLSPSSNRSSPATHSP
- the RARA gene encoding retinoic acid receptor alpha isoform X6 codes for the protein MSRAAVGGSPGAIETQSSSSEEIVPSPPSPPPLPRIYKPCFVCQDKSSGYHYGVSACEGCKGFFRRSIQKNMVYTCHRDKNCIINKVTRNRCQYCRLQKCFEVGMSKESVRNDRNKKKKEAPKPECSESYTLTPEVGELIEKVRKAHQETFPALCQLGKYTTNNSSEQRVSLDIDLWDKFSELSTKCIIKTVEFAKQLPGFTTLTIADQITLLKAACLDILILRICTRYTPEQDTMTFSDGLTLNRTQMHNAGFGPLTDLVFAFANQLLPLEMDDAETGLLSAICLICGDRQDLEQPDRVDMLQEPLLEALKVYVRKRRPSRPHMFPKMLMKITDLRSISAKGAERVITLKMEIPGSMPPLIQEMLENSEGLDTLSGQAGGGGRDGGGLAPPPGSCSPSLSPSSNRSSPATHSP
- the RARA gene encoding retinoic acid receptor alpha isoform X7, translating into MAQTTVAIETQSSSSEEIVPSPPSPPPLPRIYKPCFVCQDKSSGYHYGVSACEGCKGFFRRSIQKNMVYTCHRDKNCIINKVTRNRCQYCRLQKCFEVGMSKESVRNDRNKKKKEAPKPECSESYTLTPEVGELIEKVRKAHQETFPALCQLGKYTTNNSSEQRVSLDIDLWDKFSELSTKCIIKTVEFAKQLPGFTTLTIADQITLLKAACLDILILRICTRYTPEQDTMTFSDGLTLNRTQMHNAGFGPLTDLVFAFANQLLPLEMDDAETGLLSAICLICGDRQDLEQPDRVDMLQEPLLEALKVYVRKRRPSRPHMFPKMLMKITDLRSISAKGAERVITLKMEIPGSMPPLIQEMLENSEGLDTLSGQAGGGGRDGGGLAPPPGSCSPSLSPSSNRSSPATHSP